One genomic segment of Bacilli bacterium includes these proteins:
- a CDS encoding NHL repeat-containing protein — MNRSKALVLSLIVFLFAASAEAPVARAAAPYEAYTYDFYEDAVPLPAPFLPDRAIAGSDLGVGEFNQPNDIFVTDDGMIYILDSGNARVIVLNSDWSVVRVIRTFAANNGKEDGFANPVGLFVSADKEIYIADTDHHRVVVLSDDGKLVKIVENPQSDILPKDFDFSPLKVAADQAGRLYVVARGVYEGIMQFAEKDGFMGYVGTIKVSPSPWDRLWRALSTKAQKQQMQLFVPTEFASIDIDSKGFVYATTLDINSDETIKRLNPTGEDVIKRFGYYPNKGDIRYRRLGNNSGPSRLVDIKVLDGGMYVALDSLRARLFTYNDEGELLYAFGGRGTQIGVFNTPVAVERLGDSLAVLDRGKNNIVVFKPTKFGSLVNRATAEHFAGNDAQAVVLWKEVLKLNTNYDMAYLGIGKSLLMEKHNEEAMQYFKLGMERKYYSTAFKRYRREVMQKYFGPFMTGLILLIAGFAAFRIVRKVQMRRTRSHEARFD, encoded by the coding sequence GTGAACAGATCAAAAGCACTTGTGTTGTCACTGATCGTATTCCTGTTCGCGGCATCGGCCGAGGCGCCGGTTGCCAGGGCGGCTGCGCCATACGAAGCATACACGTATGATTTTTATGAAGACGCTGTGCCATTGCCCGCTCCTTTTCTGCCGGACCGGGCCATCGCCGGAAGCGATCTTGGCGTCGGAGAATTCAACCAGCCGAACGATATATTCGTGACGGATGACGGCATGATCTATATCCTGGACAGCGGAAATGCGCGCGTGATCGTGTTGAACAGCGACTGGAGCGTCGTTCGCGTTATCCGCACATTCGCCGCCAACAACGGCAAAGAGGACGGCTTTGCCAACCCCGTTGGCTTGTTCGTTTCCGCCGATAAGGAAATCTACATTGCGGATACCGATCATCACCGCGTCGTCGTATTGTCGGATGATGGCAAACTGGTCAAAATTGTGGAAAATCCTCAATCGGATATTTTGCCTAAGGACTTTGATTTTTCGCCGCTTAAAGTGGCGGCTGACCAAGCGGGCAGACTTTATGTCGTGGCAAGAGGCGTCTATGAAGGGATCATGCAGTTTGCTGAAAAGGACGGCTTCATGGGCTATGTCGGTACGATCAAAGTTTCTCCAAGCCCGTGGGATCGGCTTTGGCGAGCGCTTTCCACGAAAGCGCAGAAACAGCAAATGCAGTTGTTTGTGCCAACTGAATTTGCCAGCATCGATATCGACAGCAAAGGGTTCGTTTATGCAACCACTCTCGACATCAATTCAGATGAAACAATCAAGCGCCTGAATCCTACCGGCGAAGACGTTATCAAACGTTTCGGTTACTATCCGAACAAAGGCGACATTCGTTACCGGAGGCTCGGCAACAATTCCGGCCCGTCGCGGCTCGTCGACATCAAGGTGCTGGACGGCGGCATGTATGTCGCGCTTGATTCGCTTCGTGCGCGCCTGTTCACATACAACGACGAAGGGGAATTGCTATACGCCTTCGGCGGAAGAGGCACGCAAATCGGCGTGTTCAATACTCCGGTTGCGGTGGAGCGGCTTGGCGACAGCTTGGCGGTGTTGGACCGGGGCAAAAACAACATCGTTGTATTTAAGCCGACGAAATTCGGCAGCCTTGTCAATCGGGCAACTGCGGAGCACTTTGCCGGAAACGATGCGCAAGCGGTTGTGCTGTGGAAAGAAGTGCTCAAACTGAACACCAACTACGACATGGCCTATCTCGGGATCGGCAAATCGCTTTTAATGGAGAAGCATAACGAAGAAGCGATGCAATATTTCAAGCTCGGCATGGAACGGAAGTATTACTCTACAGCTTTCAAGCGGTACCGCAGAGAAGTCATGCAGAAATATTTCGGCCCATTCATGACCGGTCTCATTTTGCTTATTGCCGGTTTTGCCGCCTTTCGGATTGTAAGAAAAGTCCAAATGAGGAGGACGCGGAGTCATGAAGCACGATTTGATTAA
- a CDS encoding Yip1 family protein codes for MKHDLIKFPLHIIVHPFDGFWDLKYEGKGKARVALLIVLLMVLTVIVQKQYAGFLVNFVDPRALNSMDDLVYTVIAFLLFCIANWSVTTLMEGEGKFKEIVMATGYALLPLVLINLPMTFLSRIMTQEETPFYYLMNFLAAIWFIFLLFVGNMTVHQYTAAKTVFTLMLTVIAMGFIVFLWSLAFSLGMQIYWFIYDVYRELVFRT; via the coding sequence ATGAAGCACGATTTGATTAAATTTCCGCTTCACATTATCGTGCACCCGTTCGACGGATTTTGGGATTTAAAATATGAAGGCAAAGGGAAAGCCAGGGTAGCGCTTTTAATTGTGCTCCTAATGGTCCTGACTGTGATCGTGCAAAAGCAATATGCGGGGTTTCTTGTTAACTTCGTCGATCCCCGCGCGTTGAACAGCATGGACGATTTGGTGTATACCGTCATTGCGTTTTTGTTGTTTTGCATAGCCAACTGGTCTGTTACGACGCTCATGGAAGGCGAAGGCAAATTCAAGGAAATCGTGATGGCGACCGGTTATGCGCTGCTGCCGCTTGTGCTCATCAATTTGCCGATGACGTTTTTAAGCCGCATCATGACGCAAGAAGAAACGCCGTTTTACTATTTGATGAATTTTCTGGCCGCAATCTGGTTTATTTTCCTGCTGTTCGTCGGCAACATGACCGTACATCAATACACCGCGGCGAAAACGGTTTTTACGCTTATGCTCACGGTCATCGCGATGGGCTTCATCGTATTCCTCTGGTCGCTTGCGTTCAGCCTCGGGATGCAAATCTATTGGTTCATTTATGATGTGTATCGTGAACTTGTATTCCGCACTTAA